One genomic window of Helicobacter canis includes the following:
- a CDS encoding NADH-quinone oxidoreductase subunit G, with the protein MAKVTIMIDKRPIICEEGETIVDVARKNDIFIPTICYLGGCSPTLACKMCMAETGDGKRVYTCNTKAKDGLEIFTQTKQLQQERQMIMQTYDVNHPLECGVCDKSGECELQNLTLYTKVAHQDYALADDEKHEKSWAQALYDPNLCIVCERCVTTCKDNIGEAKLKAGKADLHAPDSYKDSMLKDPYSVWSKKQKSLIEFVSDTPCVDCGECIAVCPVGALTYKDFSYTANAWELKKTNSTCHYCSMGCHITYETRHHNTLGEKKIYRVSNDFHFAPICGAGRFGFSVVSAGAVPKVDSSLESTFDNPISNPFTHLGKASAMRLGSSITNEEAMIASIFSAHFGIKLYNESARAYQKFLPYLRLDHTLQDLKDSSTIVALGAPVRLQAPLLQYAINNTIRTKKGVKLYYLHPIADTLLASFSRSVVHMPYNPGADEMALGALLMAMKGTLEKAIAQSPQAKELGAMLDGLLRVIEASKQAEVKVDSSEKVDSSEAQPSTPVYAALQEAGIESSKLSELAGVDLSQMSVIIGEEAMLCALRENSAMVAGLQILEKCGARVYVIPLGSNTAGIARICGELLEVDSSVARDSSLESSLGDEFVIGVRTQGDVVWDCAWSSDGEVLVKKPEVVLPSHQQMLGSMTNFENRLLPLAKVREYQGDDLASILYGYNTSRLEVAHHKKELQSMTRTQDRAGMLLDSALLDYFSTYTELSDYTKALPQSKGYAPKELASIANYYTQGGIDKRGYVLMPLLSGELAPAFAIEQAKSLDFNAFITYPQNLFSIQNVLDSNMQQKDGFYTSKAHLDRLGLAEGEQITLRKPNTQQDITGAVYIDYAMSQDIWLISPNIAKNWDTNTYVSVECAKAIKE; encoded by the coding sequence ATGGCTAAAGTTACAATTATGATTGATAAGCGTCCAATTATCTGTGAAGAGGGTGAAACAATCGTCGATGTCGCTAGGAAAAATGACATTTTTATCCCTACGATTTGCTATCTAGGTGGCTGCTCACCTACGCTTGCCTGCAAGATGTGTATGGCTGAGACAGGCGATGGCAAGCGTGTTTATACTTGCAACACCAAGGCAAAAGATGGGCTAGAGATATTTACGCAAACTAAGCAGCTTCAACAAGAGCGGCAGATGATTATGCAAACTTATGATGTCAATCACCCGCTAGAATGTGGCGTGTGCGACAAAAGTGGGGAATGTGAGCTGCAAAATCTAACGCTCTATACCAAAGTAGCCCACCAAGACTATGCCCTAGCTGATGATGAGAAGCACGAGAAATCGTGGGCGCAAGCACTCTATGATCCTAATCTTTGCATTGTGTGCGAGCGATGTGTAACCACTTGTAAGGACAATATCGGTGAAGCCAAGCTTAAGGCTGGGAAAGCAGATTTACACGCCCCTGATAGCTATAAAGACTCTATGTTAAAAGACCCTTATAGCGTGTGGAGTAAGAAGCAAAAGTCTTTGATAGAATTTGTGAGCGATACACCTTGTGTGGATTGTGGGGAGTGTATTGCTGTGTGTCCTGTGGGTGCGCTTACTTATAAGGACTTTAGCTATACTGCTAATGCGTGGGAGTTGAAAAAGACTAATAGCACCTGCCATTACTGCTCTATGGGCTGTCATATCACTTATGAGACAAGACATCATAATACCCTAGGGGAGAAGAAGATTTATCGCGTGAGCAATGACTTCCACTTCGCGCCAATCTGTGGGGCAGGGCGGTTTGGATTTTCTGTCGTATCTGCTGGGGCTGTGCCAAAAGTGGATTCTAGTCTAGAATCCACTTTTGATAATCCTATAAGCAATCCCTTCACTCATCTTGGCAAGGCTAGTGCTATGCGGCTTGGTAGCTCTATCACCAATGAAGAAGCGATGATTGCAAGCATTTTTAGTGCGCATTTTGGCATAAAGCTCTATAACGAGAGTGCGCGGGCATACCAGAAGTTTTTGCCTTATTTGCGCTTAGATCATACTTTGCAAGACCTGAAAGATTCTAGCACGATAGTCGCGCTAGGTGCGCCTGTGCGCTTGCAAGCCCCACTTTTGCAATATGCTATCAACAACACAATCCGCACCAAAAAGGGCGTTAAGCTCTACTATCTCCACCCAATCGCCGACACACTTTTAGCGTCATTTTCTCGCTCTGTGGTGCATATGCCTTATAATCCCGGGGCTGATGAAATGGCACTTGGGGCGTTGCTTATGGCGATGAAAGGCACACTTGAAAAGGCGATCGCCCAAAGTCCGCAGGCTAAGGAGTTAGGGGCAATGCTGGATGGCTTGCTTAGAGTGATTGAAGCAAGCAAGCAGGCAGAAGTCAAAGTGGATTCTAGTGAAAAAGTGGATTCTAGCGAGGCGCAGCCTAGCACACCTGTCTATGCGGCATTGCAAGAAGCAGGGATAGAGAGCAGTAAGCTTAGCGAGCTAGCTGGCGTGGATTTATCACAGATGAGTGTAATCATCGGTGAGGAGGCTATGCTTTGTGCCTTGCGTGAAAATAGCGCGATGGTAGCGGGGCTGCAGATTTTAGAAAAATGTGGGGCTAGGGTGTATGTGATCCCGCTTGGTAGCAATACGGCTGGGATCGCTAGAATCTGTGGCGAGCTTTTAGAAGTGGATTCTAGTGTCGCGCGAGATTCTAGCCTAGAATCTAGTTTGGGTGATGAATTTGTGATCGGCGTGCGCACACAAGGCGATGTGGTGTGGGATTGTGCGTGGAGCAGTGATGGTGAAGTGCTTGTGAAAAAGCCTGAAGTAGTGCTACCAAGCCACCAGCAAATGCTAGGCAGTATGACGAATTTTGAAAATCGCTTGCTACCTCTAGCAAAGGTGCGCGAGTATCAAGGCGATGATTTGGCAAGTATTTTGTATGGGTATAACACATCTAGGCTAGAGGTAGCGCACCATAAAAAAGAGCTACAATCTATGACACGCACGCAAGATCGCGCAGGTATGTTGCTTGATAGTGCATTGCTTGATTATTTTTCTACCTACACAGAGCTAAGCGACTATACAAAGGCACTACCACAAAGCAAGGGCTATGCGCCAAAAGAGCTTGCCAGCATAGCAAACTACTACACACAAGGTGGGATTGATAAAAGAGGCTATGTGCTTATGCCATTGCTAAGCGGTGAGCTTGCGCCAGCCTTTGCGATAGAGCAGGCAAAATCTCTAGACTTTAATGCCTTCATCACTTATCCGCAAAATCTCTTTAGTATCCAAAATGTGCTAGATAGCAATATGCAGCAAAAAGATGGATTCTACACTTCTAAGGCACATTTGGATAGGCTAGGGCTTGCTGAAGGAGAGCAAATCACGCTACGCAAGCCAAATACACAGCAGGACATTACAGGCGCAGTGTATATTGACTATGCGATGAGTCAGGATATATGGCTCATTAGCCCAAATATCGCAAAAAATTGGGATACAAATACCTATGTATCTGTTGAGTGCGCTAAAGCCATAAAGGAGTAG